The following coding sequences lie in one Pristis pectinata isolate sPriPec2 chromosome 20, sPriPec2.1.pri, whole genome shotgun sequence genomic window:
- the snrpe gene encoding small nuclear ribonucleoprotein E, protein MAYRGQAQKVQKVMVQPINLIFRYLQNRSRIQVWLYEQVNMRIEGCIIGFDEYMNLVLDDAEEIHMKSKARKPLGRVMLKGDNITLLQSVHT, encoded by the exons ATGGCGTATCGGGGGCAGGCGCAGAAGGTGCAGAAAGTGATGGTGCAGCCCATC AACCTTATTTTCAGATACCTTCAGAAT agATCCAGAATCCAAGTATGGTTATATGAGCAAGTCAACATGAGGATAGAAGGCTGTATAATT GGATTTGATGAATACATGAACCTTGTTTTggatgatgcagaggagattcacatgAAATCAAAAGCAAGGAAACCATTGG gccGTGTTATGCTGAAAGGGGACAACATCACCTTGCTGCAGAGTGTCCACACCTAG